In the Vibrio gigantis genome, one interval contains:
- the hutI gene encoding imidazolonepropionase, with product MNLILKNARVVSMSSGTDGYQPSSPQDIVIESGKIVSMSRSNHEALASELEQSSFDDSLDYVTYDCKNKLVTPGLIDCHTHLVFAGNRANEFEQRLNGVSYTDIAKQGGGILATVTATRAAQESELVEMALPRLDGLLRSGVTSIEVKSGYGLTLDDELKMLRAAKALENHRRIKITTTLLAAHAVPPEYKEQPDSYIDLVCQEIIPKAAEQGLADAVDVFCESIGFNLEQTERVFAAAKKHGLAIKGHTEQLSNLGGSALAAKYGALSVDHVEYLDEAGVKALAESGTVATLLPGAYYFLKETQQPPIALLREHNIPMAIATDLNPGTSPFADLTLMMNMSCTLFGTTPEEALRGVTCHAAAAIGDSQTKGKIEVGYAADLAIWNIEHPADLSYQVGVPHLHKRIVNGEVCHDSI from the coding sequence ATGAATTTGATCCTCAAAAACGCACGAGTGGTCTCCATGAGTTCGGGAACCGATGGTTATCAGCCGTCTTCCCCTCAAGATATCGTTATCGAAAGCGGTAAAATCGTGTCCATGTCTCGTTCAAACCACGAAGCACTTGCTTCTGAATTAGAGCAATCGAGCTTTGATGATTCTTTGGATTACGTCACCTATGACTGCAAGAACAAGCTAGTAACACCTGGATTAATTGATTGCCACACTCACCTCGTATTTGCGGGTAATCGGGCCAATGAATTTGAGCAACGTTTGAATGGTGTGTCTTACACCGACATCGCCAAGCAAGGCGGCGGTATTCTAGCGACAGTCACCGCGACACGAGCAGCGCAAGAGTCTGAACTGGTTGAAATGGCATTACCGAGACTCGATGGCCTACTAAGAAGTGGCGTAACCAGCATCGAAGTAAAATCGGGCTATGGTTTAACGCTTGATGATGAGCTCAAGATGTTACGCGCAGCGAAAGCGTTGGAGAATCACCGCCGTATTAAGATCACCACCACTCTCCTTGCAGCACATGCTGTACCGCCTGAATATAAAGAGCAACCGGACAGCTATATCGATCTGGTTTGCCAAGAGATCATTCCTAAAGCGGCCGAACAAGGCCTAGCCGATGCGGTCGACGTATTCTGTGAATCTATCGGCTTCAACCTAGAACAAACCGAACGTGTATTTGCAGCAGCCAAAAAGCATGGGCTGGCGATTAAAGGTCATACTGAACAACTTTCTAATTTGGGTGGCAGTGCGCTTGCTGCGAAGTACGGCGCTCTTTCTGTCGACCATGTTGAATACTTAGATGAAGCCGGAGTCAAAGCACTCGCAGAGTCAGGAACAGTCGCTACGTTGCTTCCCGGTGCTTATTATTTTTTGAAAGAGACTCAACAGCCGCCAATTGCCCTACTTCGTGAACACAACATTCCAATGGCAATCGCGACCGACTTAAACCCCGGCACTTCTCCTTTTGCTGATTTAACGCTGATGATGAACATGAGCTGCACGCTATTTGGTACGACTCCCGAAGAAGCGTTGCGCGGGGTGACTTGTCATGCTGCCGCTGCCATTGGCGACTCACAAACCAAAGGCAAAATCGAAGTGGGTTATGCCGCTGATTTGGCTATCTGGAATATCGAGCACCCTGCTGACTTAAGCTATCAAGTCGGTGTTCCTCATCTTCATAAACGTATTGTTAATGGTGAGGTGTGTCATGACTCAATCTAA
- the hutG gene encoding formimidoylglutamase produces MTQSKSNGIQKNTITVHDFVWSGRNDLEDGALGTRVHHITKQVQSIDLSNELTDDAIALVGFASDAGVARNKGRVGAKQAPNLIRQALANMAWHSDTHIADLGDIECNDGQLEVSQKQCASVIANALSTNKVITLGGGHEVAWASFQGLAEHLNKIQPKRKPKIGIVNFDAHFDLREFESDIADVKPSSGTPFNQISDYCQTHQWPFHYACLGVSAASNTKALFNKADQLGVWYEHDRNMTQVNQIAQLVKLQKFIAECDYLYLTIDLDVFPAATAPGVSAPAARGVSYEAIAPFLEQIFKHSEKLIIADIAEYNPDYDVDGQTARLAARLCWDIASAMASD; encoded by the coding sequence ATGACTCAATCTAAGTCCAACGGCATTCAAAAGAACACAATAACCGTGCATGATTTTGTATGGAGTGGGCGTAATGATCTTGAAGATGGCGCACTTGGCACACGCGTACATCACATTACCAAACAAGTGCAAAGTATTGATTTAAGTAACGAGCTTACTGATGACGCTATCGCTTTGGTTGGCTTTGCCAGCGATGCTGGCGTTGCCAGAAATAAAGGGCGCGTGGGCGCGAAGCAAGCACCTAATTTGATTCGCCAAGCGTTGGCGAATATGGCTTGGCACAGCGATACACACATCGCTGATCTTGGCGATATCGAGTGCAATGATGGCCAGCTCGAAGTCAGCCAAAAACAGTGTGCATCTGTGATTGCTAATGCTTTATCAACCAACAAAGTGATTACCCTTGGCGGTGGTCACGAAGTGGCTTGGGCATCATTCCAAGGCCTCGCTGAGCACCTAAATAAAATTCAACCAAAGCGCAAACCTAAAATAGGCATCGTTAACTTTGATGCTCACTTTGATCTTCGTGAATTTGAAAGCGACATCGCTGACGTCAAACCAAGCTCAGGCACACCGTTTAACCAAATAAGTGACTACTGCCAAACGCATCAATGGCCGTTTCATTACGCTTGTCTTGGTGTGAGTGCTGCTAGCAATACCAAAGCGCTGTTTAACAAAGCCGACCAACTGGGCGTTTGGTATGAACACGACCGCAACATGACCCAAGTAAACCAAATCGCTCAACTGGTTAAGTTGCAAAAATTCATCGCTGAGTGCGATTACCTCTATCTCACCATTGATCTTGATGTTTTCCCCGCAGCTACGGCGCCGGGCGTAAGCGCACCAGCAGCAAGAGGCGTGAGTTATGAGGCGATCGCTCCTTTTTTAGAACAGATTTTCAAACACAGTGAAAAACTTATTATCGCGGACATTGCGGAATACAACCCAGACTA